The sequence GACAAAATCAACATTCAAATCACCCAGCTTGAAACCTTAAGCGCTCTAAATAGCGCTTATTTGTCCTTACAAAACCTTAAAGGATTAGAATGAAACGGCTTTTATTCTTAGGATTGGCTCTTATCTTTAGCCCCTTATGCACTAACGCTCAAGAAATAAAAGAAGTGAAAAGCCAAACCCATTTTAATTTTTCTACCATTAAGGTCATAGAAAAAGAATTCGCCCAAAGCCGACGCTATTACGCGCTTTTACAACCTAATGAAGCGCTCATTTTTTCTCAAACCCTGCGTTTTGATGGCTATGTAGAAAAGCTTTATGCGAATAAAACTTATACTCCCATTAAAAAGGGCGATAGACTATTGAGCGTGTATTCCCCTGAATTAGTGAGCGTCCAAAGCGAGTTACTATCATCATTGAAATTCAACCAACAAGTGGGAGCGATCAAAGAAAAATTAAAACTATTAGGGTTAGAAAGCTCTAGCATTGAAAAGATCATCAGCGTTCATAAAGTCCAAAACACCATGGATATTTATTCTCGTTTCAACGGCGTTATTTTTAAAAAAAGCCCAGATTTAAATGAAGGGAGCTTTATTAAAAAAGGGCAAGAGCTTTTTCAAATCATAGATTTAAGCCAATTGTGGGCGGTGGCTAAAGTCAATCAAGAAGATTTAGAGTTTTTAAAAAACACGCATAAAGCGATCTTGTTTGTAGAGGGGATTAAAGAAAAGCAAGAAATCACGCTTGAAAATATCAACCCTATCATAAACCCCCAAGATAAAATGCTAGAAGCGCGCTTCAATGTGCCTAATCTTAAACGGCTTTATTACCCTAACATGTTCGCTCAAGTAGAAATCTTTCAAAAACCCAAAAAAATGAAGATCTTGCCTAAAGAAGCGGTTTTGATTAAGGGGGGGAAAGCTATCGTGTTTAAAAAAGATGATTTTGGCTTAAGCCCCCTAGAGATTAAAGCCACTCGCTTAAGCGATGGGAGTTATGCAATTTTAGAGGGTTTAGAGGTGGGTGAAGAAGTCGCTAATAACGCTTTATTCGTGCTAGATGCTGACGCTCAAAACAATGGGGATTATTAAAGATGGTAGAAAAAATCATTGATTTAAGCGTTAAAAACAAACTCCTTACCACTTTAATCACTCTACTCATTTTCTTAGCCTCTTTGTGGGCGATAAAAAGCATCCGTTTGGACGCTTTGCCGGATTTAAGCCCCGTGCAAGTGGTCGTGCAAATCACTTACCCCAATCAAAGCCCTAAAATCGTGCAAGAGCAGGTTACTTACCCGCTAGTCTCTACTTTTATGAGCATCGCTGATATTGACACGGTCAGGGGGATTTCTAGCTATGAAAGCGGTTTGATTTACATCATTTTTAAAGACGGCGTCAATCTGTATTGGGCTAGAGATAGGGTTTTAGAGCAATTAAACAGAGTGAATAATCTCCCTAAAGACGCTAAAGTGGAAATAGGGAGCGATTCCACTTCTATTGGTTGGGCGTATCAATACGCTCTATCTAGCGACAGCGAGAATTTAAGCGATTTGAAGGTCTTGCAAGATTTTTATTACCGCTATGCGCTTTTAGGGGTTGATGGGGTGAGTGAGGTTGCGAGCGTGGGGGGCTTTGTGAAGGATTATGAAATCACGCTTAACAACGATTCTCTAATCCGCTATAACCTGAGTTTAGAGCAAATCGCTAATGCGATTAAAAATTCCAATAACGATACCGGTGGGGGCATTATTTTAGAAAATGGGTTTGAAAAAATTGTTCGTTCGCATGGGTATATCCAATCTTTGAAAGATTTAGAAGAAATTGTCCTTAAAAAAGAAGGGGCTATTCCTTTAAAAATGAAAGATATAGCTAGCGTGAGACTGGTGCCAAAACCACGCAGAGGAGCCGCTAACCTCAATGGCAATAAGGAAGTGGTGGGGGGCATTGTGATGGTGCGCTATCACGCTGACACCTATAAAGTCCTCAAAGCCATTAAAGAAAAAATCGCTACCTTACAAGCGAGTAACCCTGATGTGAAAATCACAAGCGTGTATGACAGGAGCGAATTGATTGAAAAAGGCATTGACAATTTGATCCACACGCTCATAGAAGAAAGCGCGATCGTTTTAGTTATTATTGCGATTTTCTTGTTGCATTTTAGAAGTGCATTAGTCGTTATTATCACTCTTCCTTTAAGCGTGTGTATTAGTTTCTTGCTTATGCGTTATTTCAATATTGAAGCGAGTATCATGAGTTTAGGGGGCATTGCGATCGCTATAGGGGCGATGGTGGATGCGGCGATTGTGATGGTAGAGAACGCTCACAAGCATTTGCAACATATTGACATGAAAGACAATACTCAAAGGGTTAATGGCATTATGCAAGGGGTTAAGCATGTGGGAGGGGCGATATTTTTTGCTTTAATGATTATTGTGGTTTCTTTCTTGCCTATTTTTGCACTCACTGGTCAAGAAGAAAAGCTTTTTGCCCCTTTAGCTTACACGAAAACCTTTGCCATGCTTGTAGGGGCGATACTCTCTATCACCATAGTCCCTATTTTAATGGTATGGCTCATTAAGGGGCGGATCTTAGAAGAGTCTAAAAACCCCATTAACGCCTTTTTCATTAAAATTTATGGTGCGAGTTTGAAGGTTGTGCTTAAGTTTAGATACGCTTTTTTAATAGCGAGCGTTGTGGGTTTAGGGAGCTTGTATGTATCGTATAAAAAACTTAACTGGGAATTTATCCCCAAAATCAATGAAGGGGTAATAATGTATATGCCTGTAACACTTAATGGCGTGGGTATTGATACAGCTTTAGAATATTTGAAAAAAAGTAATACCGCTATCAAGCAATTAGATTTTGTCAAACAAGTTTTTGGTAAAGTGGGGCACGCTAACACAAGCACCGATGCTGCCGGTTTAGGAATGTTAGAAACCTACATTGAATTAAAGCCACAAAATGAATGGAAAGAAAAGCTTAGTTATAAAGAAGTTAGAGACAAATTAGAAAAAACTTTACGATTAAAAGGCTTGACCAATTCATGGACTTACCCCATTCGTGGGAGAACGGACATGCTTTTAACGGGTATCAGGACGCCCTTAGGCATCAAGCTCTATGGCAATGATACGGATAAATTGCAGGAATTATCGATCTTTATGGAGCAACAGCTCAAAACCCTAAAAGAGAGTTTGTCCGTTTTTGCAGAGCGTTCCAACAATGGCTACTATATCACGCTGGATTTGAATGATGAAAATCTGGCTCGTTATGGTATCAACAAAAACACCGTTCTAGATGCGATTAAATTCGCTCTAGGCGGAGCCACGCTCACTACCATGATTAAGGGTGTAGAAAGCTATCCTATCTCTTTGCGATTAGAAGATACAGAAAGAAACACTATTGAAAAATTAAAAAACCTCTATATCAAAACCGCTTACAATTACATGCCCTTAAGAGAATTAGCCCATGTGTATTACGACAACTCGCCGGCGGTGTTAAAAAGCGAAAAGGGTTTGAATGTGAATTTTATTTATATTGTGCCACAAAATGGTATAAGCTCTGATACTTACAGACAACTAGCCACAAAAGCGTTAGAAAAAATCAAATTGCCTAGCGGATATTATTATGAATTTAGCGGCGAAAGCCAGTATTTAGAAGAGGCGTTTAAAACCTTACAATACATCGTGCCGGTGAGCGTTTTTATCATTTTTATTTTAATTGTCTTTGCTTTAAAGGATTTCACTAATTCCTTGCTATGCTTTTTCACTTTGCCTTTTGCGTTCTTGGGAGGGTTGATCTTTATGAATCTCATGGGCTTTAACATGAGCGTGGCAACGTTAGTGGGCTTTTTAGCCCTTTTAGGGGTAGCGAGTGAAACGGCTATTGTGATGATTATCTATTTAGAAGATGCGTTTCAAAAATTCATTAAAACCCCCTTAAAAGAGCAAAATAATGCCACCTTAAAAGAAGCTATCATGCATGGGGCGGTGCTTAGGGTAAGACCTAAACTTATGACCTTTTTTAGCATTTTAGCTTCACTCATTCCTATCATGTATAGCCATGGCACAGGTAGTGAAATCATGAAATCCATTGCTGCGCCCATGCTAGGGGGTATGATAAGCAGCGTTGTTTTAACGCTTTTTATTATCCCTACGGCGTATTTTGTGATTAAGAACGCTAGGATTAAGCATGCTTTCTAGCATTTTGCTAACACTTTGTGAAAGCAAAATCTGCAACTACAATAACCACAAAGCCATTTCATCAGCCATGAAAAAATCGCTCGCTACCAAGCGGTTATTTTTAATAAAAGCCTTATTTCCTTTAATCAAAAGCTCCACTTTATGGGCATCTAACAAGCTAATCTCAACCCCTAAAATGCACCTTAAGCCCAAAAACAGCTTTTCTAATCGCTTGTCTTTTCCACTAAGTGGCTCAACTTGGCGTTGTAGGGGGTCTTTAATATAATTTTCTATGAGTTTTTTTGCATAAAAGCGCTCATTCGCCACGCAACCCACAGCTCCAGCCCCACACCCTAAATAATCTTTAGCCTCCCAATAAGCTAAATTGTGTTTGACTTGGTAATTTCTAGCGTAATTGGACACTTCGTATTGCTTGAAAGAAAAGCCCTCTAAAGTTTCTTTCACCACATTGTCAAAATCCACGCATGAGGGTTTTTTGGCGTTTTTTTCTAAATTCGTGTTCTTTTCAACGCTTAAAGCATAAGCGCTCAAATGGTTGATGGGGAGTTCTTTGGCGAGTTTCAATTCTTCTTTTAAAGATTTTTCATTATCTAATGGGGTGTTATAAATCAAATCAATGCTGATATTTTCAATCCCGCTTTTAAAAATAACCTCTATCACAGGGGCGATACTTTTGGAATGTTGGCGCTCTAAAAACAATAATTTATCTTCCCTAAAACTTTGCACCCCTAAACTCAAGCGGTTGATCCCTAAATCTTTTAAGCCTTGACACCACGCTTTAGAAATCAATTCAGGATTAGCTTCAGTGGTGATTTCACAATCTGCGCTCAAGCTCGCATTTTGATGGATGCTTTCAAAAATTCTTTCAAAAGACTTTACGCTTAAGGTGTTAGGCGTGCCGCCACCAATAAAGACGCTCTCAATTTTTTCATGGGTTTGTTTTAGGGCATGCTTTAAATCCAGGCACAACGCTTGAATGTATTCTTCTTTCAATTCGTGTTTGTTTTCATAGGAATTGAAAGCACAATAACCGCATTTGTTGTTGCAAAAAGGAATATGAATGTATAAAATCATATTTATTTCTCTCATTTTTACTTTATTTTAAGCAAAGCTTAAACTTGGAATTGTATCATTTTAGGATTATTTTGATAAATAAGGAGATGAACTATGAAAAAGTTTATTTTGGCTTTGGGCGTTTTGGCATCCGCAAACACTTTAATGGCAACCGATGTTGAAGCTCTTGCAAAAGGTTGTGCCGCTTGTCATGGGGTTAAATTTGAAAAGAAGGCTTTAGGTAAGAGTTTAGTTGTTAACACTTTGAGCGAAAAAGAAATTATAGAATGGCTTATGGACTTTAAAACCGGTAAGAAAAAAAGCCCTATCATGAACGCGCAAGCTAAGAAATTGAGCGATGAAGACATCAAGGCTTTAGCTAAATACATCCCCACTCTCAAATAAACTCTCTTGATTTCAATAGTGCTTTTGGCACTATTTTGATTGGTTTCAAACTATTTTTTCTTATTCTTGTTTTTCATTGCATTCTTAACCCTACTTAAAGCTAGCATACACTATAATACGATCTTAATCAAACAAGAAAGAGCTGAAACCAAGACCTATGTTGCATAAGAAATATCGTCCTAATGTTGCGGCTATTATTATGTCGCCAAACTACCCTAATACATGCGAAGTTTTTATCGCTGAGCGTGTGGATATTGAAGGGGCTTGGCAATTCCCCCAAGGGGGCATTGACGAGGGCGAGACCCCTTTAGAAGCGCTTTATAGGGAATTGTTAGAAGAAATTGGCACCAATGAAATAGAGGTTTTAGCGCAATACCCTAGATGGATCGCCTATGATTTCCCAAGCAACATGGAACATAACTTCTATTCCTTTGATGGGCAAAAACAACGCTATTTTTTAGTGCGCCTAAAGCATGCGAATAGCATTGATTTAAACAAACACACGCCAGAATTTAGGACTTATCAGTTCATTCATTTAAAGGATTTGCTTAAAAAAATTGTTCCCTTTAAGCGTCAAGTGTATCGCCAAGTCATCGCTTATTTTAGAAGAGAGGGGTATTTGGGGTGTTAATCGTTCAAAAATATGGCGGCACGAGCATGGGCAGTGTGGAAAGGATCCACAATGTCGCCCAAAGGGTTTTAGAAAGCGTTAAGTTAGGGCATCAGGTGGTGGTAATCGTTTCTGCGATGAGCGGCGAAACGGACCGGCTTTTAGAATTTGGCAAGAATTTTAGCCATAACCCTAGCAAGCGAGAAATGGATAGGATCGTAAGCGTGGGGGAATTGATTTCAAGTGCGGCTTTGAGCATGGCGTTAGAGAGATATGGGTATAAAGCCATTTCATTGAGCGGGAAAGAAGCGGGCATTCTAACCAACTCGCATTTTCAAAGCGCTGTGATCCAATCCATTGATAACAAACGCATTAGAGAACTTTTGGAAAAAAACTACATTGTGGTGATCGCTGGGTTTCAAGGTGCTGATACTCATGGCGAAACGACGACTTTAGGGCGTGGGGGGAGCGATTTGAGTGCGGTCGCTTTAGCTGGGGCTTTAAAAGCGGATTTGTGTGAAATTTATACCGATGTGGATGGCGTTTATACCACCGATCCGCGCATTGAAGAAAAGGCTCAAAAAATCGCGCAAATCAGCTATGATGAAATGCTTGAATTGGCTTCTATGGGGGCTAAAGTTTTGTTAAACCGATCAGTGGAATTAGCTAAAAAACTCAGCGTGAAATTAGTGACTCGCAACTCGTTTAATCATAGCGAAGGCACGCTCATTGTGGCTGAAAAAGACTTTAAAGGAGAACGCATGGAAACCCCTATTGTGAGTGGGATCGCACTGGATAAAAATCAAGCTCGTGTGAGCATGGAGGGCGTGGAAGACAGGCCTGGCATTGCCGCAGAAATCTTTGGTGCTTTAGCGGAGTATCGCATCAATGTGGATATGATAGTCCAAACGATCGGCAGAGACGGCAAAACGGATTTGGATTTCACTATCGTTAAAACCCAAATAGAAGAGACCAAATACGCCCTAAAGCCTTTTTTATCGCAGATTGACTCCATTGATTATGATGAAAATATCGCTAAAGTTTCCATAGTGGGCGTGGGCATGAAATCGCATTCTGGGGTGGCGAGCACCGCTTTTAAAGCCCTAGCAAAAGACAATATCAATATCATGATGATTTCTACAAGCGAAATTAAAATTTCTGTTTTAATTGATATTAAATACGCGGAATTAGCCGTTAGAACTTTGCATGCGGTGTATGAATTAGACAAATGAAAGATTTCTATGATTGGATCAGGGAATTTGTGCGCGATCAGGGTGAGTTTATTGCCCAACAAAGTGGGTGGTTAGAATTAGAGCGTTCAAGCTATGCAAAACTCATGGCGCAAGCCATTTCGCATGTGCTTAATGGCGGTTCGCTGTTAGTGAGCGTGGATTCTTCTAGGCACTGGTTTTTAAACTACATTCTTTCTAACTTAAACCCTAAAGATTTAAAAGAGCGTCCTTTATTGTCTGTCATTGATTTTAACGCTTCTTCTTTCTACCCCAAAAATGACGCAAACCTCTCTCTAGCCACCATAGAGCTCACTTATCAAAACCCCATGTTTTGGCATATTGGCAAAATTGAAAATGAAGGCTTAAAAACGATACTACTAAGTAAAATCCCTAGTTTTTTATGGCTTTTTGAAGAGCTTAAAGAAGACTGCTTGCTTTTAAAAGAGCATGATAGTTTGTTAGATTATAAATTATTGCAACTCTTCAAACTCTTTGAAAACGCGCTTTTTAGCGTGCTATACAATAAGGTTACTTTATGAAAAATTTCAACCGCCTTATTTATACGGACAATCTTGAAGAAAGCTTAGAAGAAGTTGCAAGCCTTTTTGAACGCCACACTAAATTCTACACAGAAATCCTTGAAAAAGACAAAAAGGTGATCAAAACTTTTAACAAGGACTTTAAAATAGAGCATGCCAAAGAAGTGATTTCAAAAGCCAATCTCAAACACAGCACATTGAACGCCTTTTTAATCGCTGCCCCTAGTTATGGTATAGAAGCCCAAAACGCGCTCTTAAAAATATTAGAAGAACCCCCAAATAATGTTTGTTTTATCATGTTTGCTAAAAGCCCAAACCATGTCTTAGCTACCATTAAATCCCGCTTAATCAAAGAAGATAGGCGCCAAAAAATCCCTCTAAAACCTTTAAATTTTGATTTATCCAAGTTGGATTTAAAAGATATTTATGCGTTTTTAAGGGAATTAGACAAAGAAAATTTTGATTCTAGAGAAAATCAAAGGGAAAAAATTGAAAGCCTGCTAGAGAGCATCAACAGACACCAGATCTATTTAAACGAGCAAGAATTGCAAGCTTTTGATTTAGCGATCAAGGCCAATAGCTCTTATTATAAGCTTAGCTATAATCTTTTGCCCTTACTTTTAAGCCTTTTGTCTAAAAAGAGGGTGTGATGACTTTAAAACGCCTTAATTCTGATGCGTTAAAAAACGCCCTTCAAAAAATAGGTCCAGAAAAGATCGTGCAAAACCGCATGCACCAAAAAGGCGTTAGCTTTGTCTTTGAAATCAAACATTTGCCCTTGAGTGCTGCGTTGATTTTAAAGCAAGAAGCCATAAGTGTTGGAGGCGATTTTGCCACGCCAAAAGATTGTATTTTGGCTAAAGAGCCTTTTTATGATGGGGTGTTGATCGTGAGCGCTAATCAATTAGAGCGTTTGATTATAAAGTGCTATTCCCAACCCTTTGGGCTTAAACATTTAGCGCAAGAATTGAAAAGCCATCTCAAAGCCCCTAAACCTAACGCCCCACAGATCATGGCGGTTTTAAACCTTACGCCGGATAGCTTCTATGAAAAGAGCCGTTTTAGTAGCAAAAAAGCGCTTGAAGAAATCTATCAATTACTAGAAAAGGGCATCACACTCATTGATATAGGTGCAGCCAGTTCAAGACCACAGAGTGAAATCATTGATCCAAAAATAGAGCAAGAGCGCTTAAAAGAAGTTTTATTGGAAATCAAATCCCAAAAACTCTACCAACTTGCACAATTTAGCATAGACACCTACCATGCCAAAACCGCCCAAATGGCTTTGGAGCATCATTTTTCTATCCTTAATGATGTGAGCGGTTTTAGTAGCGCTGAAATGCTAGAAGTCGCAAGAGACTACAAACCTACTTGCATTTTAATGCACTCTCAAAAAACCCCCAAAGACATGCAAGAAAATGTGTTTTACCATAATCTATTTGACGAAATGGATCGTTTCTTTAAAGACAAGCTAGAGGTTTTAGAAAAATATGCACTTCAAGATATTGTTTTAGATATTGGGTTTGGATTCGCTAAATTAAAAGAGCATAATTTAGCCTTAATCAAGCATTTAAGCCACTTCCTCAAATTCAAAAAACCCTTATTGGTGGGAGCGAGCCGTAAAAACACGATCGGGCTTATCACCGGGCGTGAAGTTCAAAACCGACTCGCTGGCACTTTAAGCTTGCATTTAATGGCGTTACAAAATGGAGCGAGCATTTTAAGAGTGCATGATATTGATGAGCATATTGATCTCATTAAAGTGTTTGAGAGCCTAGAAGAGACAGATTAGATAAAATTTTTGGCTCTGATCTTAATGAATATTAGCTATTACAAAAAACACTTTTGAGTATTTTTTAATAACCAATACTCTATTTTAACCCTAACGCTTAAAGAACCACATCCATCGTTGAAGCGTTGTTGTAAGCGTTTTGATAGCGTTGCAAAAAATCGCTATGGTTGGTGGCGTTAAAAGTTTGTAGGGCTTTCTTGTGCAAGCCATTCACCGGTTGTTTAGGAGTGCTTTCCACTTCTTTAGAGAATTTCCCATTATAAAAATCCGTCAAGCTATAAAGCGATTGAGCCGCAAGGCGTTTTTGACTCTCATTCATTCCCGCCGTCGCCCTTAAAAAAGCGTCATACTCTCTATCGCTCATCAATTCTAAAACCAAAAAGCCATAAGTCTCTCGCTTGTTAGGGTTAAAGGGGAGGTTTTCTATGAGAGCGTCCTTTTTTTCTCGTTCTACTTTTTCTACGCCTTCAATAGGGGCTAAATCTTCTTTAGGAGTGCTTTTTGAATTTAAAAGCCCATAGAGATTAGAATCAAATTGGTTGATAGAAGAAACGGCCATGCAGATTTCCTAGAATTGAATTTTACGATAATATTAAGCAAAATCCATTCCATAATGAGGTGAGATCATGGCATGGGTTTTAGGGTAAGATAAAATATTTTGGATCCATTCAAGCGATATTGGAGCTTCAAAACTTAAGTCCTAATTATAAATCTTAGGTTAAACTACCTTAAAAATTTTGTTGGTGGAGAAGGCATGCGTAATACCATTTTATTTGGCGTTTCAATGATACTCTTGGCGAATTTATGCTTTGGGATCATGAGCGCGTTTGTTAAAGTCACAGCTGACTACTTTTCCCCCATGGAAAATGTGTTTTACCGCTCCATTACCATGACGCTTTTACTCTTACTCGTTTATCCTTTTAAGCCCTACCGCTTAAAGAGTTACAAACAAGGCGGTTTTAAAAAACTCGCTTTTAGGGTTGTTATAGGGGGTTTAGCGATGTTAGCGTTTTTTTATAATATTGAAAAAATTTCGCTCGCTACCGCAACGGCTTTCTCGCAATGCGCGCCTATTTACACGGTGCTTCTTTCTCCTTTCCTTTTGAAAGAAAAGCTCAAAAGAAGCGCGTTAATTTCAGCATGCATTGGGCTAGTGGGCGTGGTTCTCATTTCAAATCCTAGTGTGGAAAATGTAGGACCGGTTGAAATTATTATGGGTATATTGAGCGGAATCTTTGTGTCTTTGGCGTATATCACTTTAAGGGATTTGAGAGAGTATTACGACAAGCAAGCCGTGATTTTAGCGTTCGCCTTTGGCATGAGCGTGCTTGGGCTAGTGGGCATGTTTATTGACATTCCTTTTTTATCCACAGGCATTCACATGCCCAGAAAAGAGGATATTTTGTGGATTTCTTTAATAGGGATTAGCGGAACTTTAGGGCAGTATTTCCTAACCTATGCTTACATGAACGCTCCTGCTGGGATCATTGCTCCTATTGAATATACCCGCATTGTTTGGGGACTCTTGTTTGGGCTGTATTTAGGCGATAAATTTTTGGATCTTAAAAGTTCTTTAGGGGTGGCTTTGATTTTATTTTCAGGCTTACTCATCGCCTTGCCCGCCCTTTTAAAAGAATTAAAAAATTTTAAATCATGCAACTAAGCCCCCTACAAAGTGCACTGTTATACTTTCGCTATTTTATTTATCCGGAGAAAAAAACAAGGAGTTTTGATTTAAGCGATTTGATTTTTATTATCATGGTTTTTTTAGTCCTGGCTTTAGGGCTATGGATGATTGGGGAAATTTCTATCAGTTACAAGGAGGCGAGAGACTTTTTTTATAGCAACGCTTGGTTTGTTAAAATCGCTCAAAAAAGCACGGAAATCTTGGGTCAAAACGATTTGGCGTTAAGATTGCCTTTTTTACTCTCTCACATTATCAACATGTTTTTATTCTATCTCATAGGGCGAAAGACTTTAAAAAAGCCTAAAGACGCCCTTTATGTGGTTTTGACTTACGCTTTATTGCCTGGAGTGAATCTCTTTGCGATCTTATTGGCTAAAAGCGTGTTGGTGTTAAACCTTGGGCTTTTGATTGGCTATTTGTATGTCAAAACCCAAAAAATCCCCTATTTGACCATTAGCGCTTGTGCGTTTTTAGACGGCGCGTTCGTTGCACTTTTGCTAGGGGTTTTTATTTATACTTTAAAAAGGCGTTATTTTAAAAGCGTGATCTTTGCTTTGGTTTGTTTGGGTGTGAATATCGCTCTTTTTAATGGTAATTTTAAGGGCTTGCCTAGGGGGTATTTTATAGACACTTGCTTAGAGCTCATGCTTTTGTATTCACCCTTATTGTTCCTCTACTACCCTTATACGCTCTATAAAGCCCTTTTTGATAAAAAGCCATCGTTATTGGCCTTTATGAGCGCGAGCGGTTGGCTTTTCCCTTTGCTTTTGAGCATGCGTCAAGAGATAGATTTGAAAACTTTCGCCCCTCTAGCCTTAATCGGTTTGCCCTTATTCATTAAAAGCGTTTTAAATAGCCTTAGGGTGCGTTTAAAGGAATTTAGGGGGCAGTATTATTTGCGTGTTTTTAGTCTGTATCTTTTAATGCTCACTGAAACGCTCTTTTTGTGGGGGAGTAAAATTTCTGGTGCCAATGAAAAGTTATTAAACCGGCATTTTTTAGCTAAAGAAGTCGCTACGGCTTTGCAATTAAGGGGTATCCGTCAAATCCGCACTAATGACAAACAACTCGCTTTAAGGCTTCAGTTTTATGGCATTAAAAAGGGGGGGAGATTGAGGCTTATTAACACTAAAATTTCTAAAAAACGCCCAGATATTGAAATCATCTACGCTGATAAAATTCTACAATCCTATAGTTTGGTGCGCCATTAAACCCATGCTTTAAAAAGCATTTTATCTTTAAAAAGCATTTTATCTAAAGAGTGATAAAATACACTCTAAAAATAAATAAAATACGCGAGAAAAATCATGAGACTCAAACTAACCCATATAACGCATGTAAGCCATAAGATTGCCAACGACTTTACCCATTCAGAATTACTAGAATTAAAAGCTCCTAGGGAATCATTGTGTACCTTGATAGAAGAAATTTTGGAAAAAAGCGTTAAAAAAGAAAACGCCATAGATGAGCAAGCCAGGGAGCTTTTAGAAGAAAACACGGACGAAATAGAATTCATGCGAATGGATGAAAGGCAGCTTTTTTGGATGATTAAAAGGCAAATCGCTCAAAAAGAAGGCTTTCATTTGTTTTGGGAAGAAAGGTGCAACGATTTATCGCACCAAATTTTGAATAAAATCTTAGATGAAGATTTGATCATGTTTAGCGTGTCTGAAAATTTGATAAGAAACTTGATTTACAAATCCATTGACACCTATTCTAAGGCGTATGAAAGCATTGAAAATGAAGTGCATGAAAAAATCAAGCATTACAAACGCAAATTACCCGTAGGGAGCGATGAATACGAACTCGTGTTTGAAAGGCTTTATGAAGAAGAATTAAGACG comes from Helicobacter acinonychis and encodes:
- a CDS encoding HobA family DNA replication regulator; its protein translation is MKDFYDWIREFVRDQGEFIAQQSGWLELERSSYAKLMAQAISHVLNGGSLLVSVDSSRHWFLNYILSNLNPKDLKERPLLSVIDFNASSFYPKNDANLSLATIELTYQNPMFWHIGKIENEGLKTILLSKIPSFLWLFEELKEDCLLLKEHDSLLDYKLLQLFKLFENALFSVLYNKVTL
- a CDS encoding DNA polymerase III subunit delta' is translated as MKNFNRLIYTDNLEESLEEVASLFERHTKFYTEILEKDKKVIKTFNKDFKIEHAKEVISKANLKHSTLNAFLIAAPSYGIEAQNALLKILEEPPNNVCFIMFAKSPNHVLATIKSRLIKEDRRQKIPLKPLNFDLSKLDLKDIYAFLRELDKENFDSRENQREKIESLLESINRHQIYLNEQELQAFDLAIKANSSYYKLSYNLLPLLLSLLSKKRV
- the folP gene encoding dihydropteroate synthase, translated to MTLKRLNSDALKNALQKIGPEKIVQNRMHQKGVSFVFEIKHLPLSAALILKQEAISVGGDFATPKDCILAKEPFYDGVLIVSANQLERLIIKCYSQPFGLKHLAQELKSHLKAPKPNAPQIMAVLNLTPDSFYEKSRFSSKKALEEIYQLLEKGITLIDIGAASSRPQSEIIDPKIEQERLKEVLLEIKSQKLYQLAQFSIDTYHAKTAQMALEHHFSILNDVSGFSSAEMLEVARDYKPTCILMHSQKTPKDMQENVFYHNLFDEMDRFFKDKLEVLEKYALQDIVLDIGFGFAKLKEHNLALIKHLSHFLKFKKPLLVGASRKNTIGLITGREVQNRLAGTLSLHLMALQNGASILRVHDIDEHIDLIKVFESLEETD
- a CDS encoding DMT family transporter, producing MRNTILFGVSMILLANLCFGIMSAFVKVTADYFSPMENVFYRSITMTLLLLLVYPFKPYRLKSYKQGGFKKLAFRVVIGGLAMLAFFYNIEKISLATATAFSQCAPIYTVLLSPFLLKEKLKRSALISACIGLVGVVLISNPSVENVGPVEIIMGILSGIFVSLAYITLRDLREYYDKQAVILAFAFGMSVLGLVGMFIDIPFLSTGIHMPRKEDILWISLIGISGTLGQYFLTYAYMNAPAGIIAPIEYTRIVWGLLFGLYLGDKFLDLKSSLGVALILFSGLLIALPALLKELKNFKSCN
- a CDS encoding glycosyltransferase family 39 protein, with protein sequence MQLSPLQSALLYFRYFIYPEKKTRSFDLSDLIFIIMVFLVLALGLWMIGEISISYKEARDFFYSNAWFVKIAQKSTEILGQNDLALRLPFLLSHIINMFLFYLIGRKTLKKPKDALYVVLTYALLPGVNLFAILLAKSVLVLNLGLLIGYLYVKTQKIPYLTISACAFLDGAFVALLLGVFIYTLKRRYFKSVIFALVCLGVNIALFNGNFKGLPRGYFIDTCLELMLLYSPLLFLYYPYTLYKALFDKKPSLLAFMSASGWLFPLLLSMRQEIDLKTFAPLALIGLPLFIKSVLNSLRVRLKEFRGQYYLRVFSLYLLMLTETLFLWGSKISGANEKLLNRHFLAKEVATALQLRGIRQIRTNDKQLALRLQFYGIKKGGRLRLINTKISKKRPDIEIIYADKILQSYSLVRH
- a CDS encoding DUF507 family protein translates to MRLKLTHITHVSHKIANDFTHSELLELKAPRESLCTLIEEILEKSVKKENAIDEQARELLEENTDEIEFMRMDERQLFWMIKRQIAQKEGFHLFWEERCNDLSHQILNKILDEDLIMFSVSENLIRNLIYKSIDTYSKAYESIENEVHEKIKHYKRKLPVGSDEYELVFERLYEEELRRKGFL